In Paraburkholderia bryophila, a single genomic region encodes these proteins:
- a CDS encoding class I SAM-dependent methyltransferase: MHRQTELDRINRVAWNSADAARVFTQEKTFSDPGEEAAFGWLAPRCSGTPVLDIGVGTGRTIPLMTAISNDYTGVDYTESLLELARSRYPTRDLRHMDARDMSALPSGHYGLAEFSWNGIDCVDYDDRVRILEEMYRVVRPGGYVLFSSHNRGGPGYLENIWQLLPHFTPNPLKLGWRTLISVRRFQLGTLNYLRHVKLNHDYGAYAVKTAAAHNFGIVIVYTTLGEQRRQLAQVGFQSDTVFGSCEGNRIPDDVEDSGAWWFHFIAHKPMAACRFD, from the coding sequence ATGCATCGTCAAACCGAACTGGATCGCATCAATCGCGTTGCGTGGAATTCGGCCGACGCCGCGCGCGTCTTCACCCAGGAGAAGACCTTCTCGGACCCCGGCGAGGAGGCCGCCTTCGGCTGGCTCGCGCCGCGTTGCAGCGGTACGCCCGTGCTCGATATCGGCGTCGGCACCGGTCGCACGATTCCGTTGATGACCGCGATCTCGAACGACTACACCGGCGTGGACTACACCGAGAGCCTGCTCGAGCTGGCGAGGTCGCGCTATCCGACGCGCGATTTGCGGCACATGGACGCGCGCGATATGTCGGCGTTGCCGTCAGGTCACTACGGACTCGCCGAGTTCAGCTGGAATGGGATCGACTGCGTCGACTACGACGACCGCGTGCGCATTCTCGAAGAGATGTATCGCGTGGTGCGGCCGGGCGGCTATGTGCTGTTCTCCTCGCACAACCGTGGCGGCCCAGGCTATCTCGAGAACATCTGGCAACTGTTGCCGCATTTCACGCCCAACCCGCTCAAGCTCGGCTGGCGCACGCTGATTTCCGTGCGGCGGTTTCAGCTCGGCACGTTGAACTATCTGCGCCATGTGAAGCTGAATCACGACTACGGCGCTTACGCGGTGAAGACCGCGGCCGCGCACAACTTCGGCATTGTGATCGTCTATACGACGCTCGGCGAGCAGCGCCGCCAACTCGCGCAGGTCGGCTTTCAAAGCGATACGGTGTTCGGTAGTTGCGAAGGCAACCGTATTCCCGACGACGTCGAGGACAGCGGCGCGTGGTGGTTTCATTTCATCGCGCACAAGCCGATGGCCGCCTGCCGCTTCGATTGA